GACtgtgaaagaaagaaaagaaggtagAATACATCTATATATTCAAGAAATACTAGAAATATGAGCTTGCATTACTTGGACAAATTTAGTATCTGAAGATTAAATAGGACATTTCGAGCAGCAAAATTGTGCTCACTTTGTCTCTTGATAGCCAAGTAACCCATATATTAGAAGACAAATATCATAGGATATCAACAGAATAGGCATGCTGATTGTTGGCACTTAGGATATGCATTTACTTTGAAGATTAGTGTTAGTGGTGCCACAGATAATGAGAGGGACAACTTTTGCTGCTGAAAAAGATTGAATAAAATGATGACTTCGCACAAGGTTTGCATGTTCAGTTGAGGATATGATGCAAAAATTTTATTACGATCAATAGGAGTTGGAACATATAACAAACAACATATATGTGGTGCATGTTGGGGGTATCAGATGGGGGAACTGGAGACTAAAGGAACTTAGATAAAAGCAACATCTCTGTAAAAAGGAGTTGGAGCCTTGTCAGAAATGGTCTTATTTCCCTGACACCAAATAATTTGGACTTTTACTTTGACGCCATAGTTCAAAGTTGTGGAGTTTCAGTTGTTTGGGTAAagctgtaaaatatttcaatacttCAACCAACAAGACTTAGTAGAAAGCTACATGGAAATCCATTTTTCTAATGGTATCCTAGAGAGATTTAGTTTTAATGGGAGCCTTTTGTTTTATATGATAGCTAAGTGCTAGAATGACCCAGATGAATACATGATAAACTGTTTCTTAATATTTGTTATTTGATTGTATATGGTTTTTTTCTATATGtttctagatttttattttatatattattgtatTTGCTTATTTCTTCTATATATttctagtttttttttcttctatgtgATTGTATATTGTTTACTCTTCTTATTTCCTGAAGAAAATGCTAATTTTATCATATAGGAACCCCGAAGTGTGCCATGTGCTACGACATCTCAACGGTGCATAAGAACAAATGATGTTGAAAATGTGGGTAAAACAACACGACATCATACTTTCTTTGAGATGCTTGGAAACTTCAGCTTTGGTGATTATTTCAAGAAGGAAGCAATCGTATGGGCATGGGAACTTACAACCAAGGAGTATGCATAATTTTCTTTCCCAAAGGGCCATGAACTCTATATTGGTAAATTGGAGCTGTTATATTGAACCTATCTACTCCACTAGCTAGAGACATTACATTAATCCTCACTTTTACTCTTCTAACATTTTGAActtgctaaagatttaaatataataaataaaagttAGCTCGCCAAATCaaacttatattttattttaattagtgTTTAATACATTTTAAAACATTATATAGTTTATATTAGTGTTTAACAAATAACCATATGTTGACATATCTAGATGAGCTACATATCATATTGTGTTTTGGAGTATCCAGTATATGTTGGAAACTATCTGACAAATATCAGACACGGTAAGCattttaaagtctttgttttTCATAGTTAACTATTTTCTTCTAATAAACCAAACGGTTACATCGAAGAAATTTTAGATTTGCTATTAAAATGTAATTCTGTTATCACATCTTTCACATTTGCCTATTCTACGTCTCATGAGTTAGAAGGCCAATGGAAACTATAATTGTTGTTTCACTTTCTCATGAGATGTACGCTTGGGTACAATCTATAATTGTTGTTTTAATAATTACAGAAACTTTGTGCACATTGCACAAAGGTCAATGGAAAAATAGGCCTCTATGTAGTCATATCTAGTGAAAGCTTATGTACTTAAAAGCTTGAGGTTAGTATTTTATGTCTCTTTACCAAATGTGGCTGCTACAGGTTTTCTAGCTTTTTTGATATTTCAGTTAAATAAGTTCAAAGAGCTTCAGTAAGCATCTATATAGAACTTTTCTTAGTTGTCAGTTTTCACTCTTTTTATATTGTTTCTTATAGGTATAAATTGCCTCCTGAAAGATTGTGGATTAGTGTTTTCAAGGATGATGATGAAGCTTTCTCTATATGGCATGATGAAGTAAGATACTTGATGTACTAATTCTATGTCAGTGGTCAGTTATGTTTCTTGATGGTATGGCACTATGGCACCAGATAAGTTctgattttctttcttttttaactaATCACAAGACATAACATACTAACATACACATGAAAATGTAAAAACCCTTTTTTGCTTTGTGGTGATTAACATATATCTTGGATTTTATGTCATGTTCATATATTGAATTAGAGCTGTCATCTGAACAGATCAATTTGCTGAAATTTTAGTCAAATACAACAGCATGaatcattataaatatttcatagcAATAAGTGAATGGGACACTGGTGACTTAGACAATTATTAATTGTCTATATCCTTGATTTTAAATGTTTATTTGCTGATTCTAAAAAAAGTATGGTTAAAAATATAGTATCTCTTGCAAAATTTGATTTCATGAGGGGAACTGAGTTATAAGCCATGTCTGCAGGTATTCTGAATTGATTTGTTAAGGGCTAAGTTTAAAGGTCAGATAGGCTTTAGATAATGCCTATGGCGTAGCCATATGAATAGGATTACATTAATGGAAAGCTGCCCAAAGAAAAAGTAGAAATAATGGATACAACCCATATGTCTGCTAGTCAGTCATATGCTCCTATTTGGTGCATTCTGTGCTTTTCTTTGCATAGAAGTCCTTCTAGACCTTGTATTTACATTAGactaatttttttaatgaaaaagatGTGATTTTAACATGAGATATAACTTATTTTTGATGTGGATTCACAatggtatgaaatggaaatgcaaACAATTGAAAAAGAGAAATTATCATGAAAACCACTTATTTGATGGATAGATTCTATGTTCTCCTAGCTTTACTGGTTTTTTTGTTACAGAGATAGAGGTAAGAAATAAAGTAAATtactttaattttaaattatgatttttttttatacctTCAATATAtgtatttttctaattttatccACACTGTTTTATATTGTATTCTAGCATTTTTTTTTAAGGATTCTGAACTTCAGTACCAATCATTCGAAGGTCTCTTTGTTTTATAGTCTGTAAACTGGTATTAATAAGTCTGTAGTTGATGCCATTTACTAAGTTTCTAGTCGTATCATATACATCATTACTCATATTAGACATAATTATAGTAAATTATTAATAGAATAActattttttaaccatttatttgttattttattttctagGTTGGTGTACCTAAGGAACACATCAAGAGACTGGGTGAGGATGACAACTTTTGGACCAGTGGTATCACAGGACCTTGTGGCCCTTGCTCTGAGATTTACTATGATTTTCATCCTGATAGGGGTTCTGAAAGTGCTGTATGTATTTTCAAAATTGACATTCAAGAATTTGCTGATTTATTTTCGAGATTTGTTTTCTTACTCTCCAAAATATTGGTgtcatttatatataattatttccaGGATCTGGGTGATGATAGCAGATTTATTGAGTTCTACAATCTAGTATTTATGCAATACAACAAGAAGGATGATGGTTCCCTTGAGCCCTTAAAGCAAAAGAACATAGACACGGGCATGGGACTTGAGCGTATGGCTCGAATTCTTCAGCAGGTAATGTCACACCACATTAGTTTTCCTGAAAAATGTCATAATGATAAAGGGTTCTTCTCTATGGCCAGAATGCTTGCCTGAGAACAGTAACTTTTCAGCCTGTGGAAGGAATAACATAAACTCTCTTGTGAGTTTGCTGTCTATCATCGAAGCAGTGGATCAATTATTTGGACAGTGTTTGTATAGGTCAAAAAATAAGAAACtaatgaaaataatgaaaataatataattatgtaGGAAGAAAGGACAAAATACAAGAAGATTGGATTGTATTAATGTGCAATCAGGAAATCCTAAGGATATTTCCAATTGACTTGCTAATTCATGGAACATTATGAGAAGATCATGCATTGAAGTGCCATTATGTATGACACATGGTCTGCAATATGCTAGCGAGTAGGCAGGCTGCAGGTCCATAAACGAGATGACTCTTGGCGCTATCAGTGCCTCTCTGCTTACATGCCTGGCACTAACTGGTGTATGCAAGTACAGTACTTTCAGCACTTTACAATATAACCCAGAAGTAAACTCAAGTTCAACTACCTTGCAAGAATCATAAATAGGCATATAATgacactgatttttttttttgtcatcatcTTACTGTTACAGACTAAGCAAGAACTTTAATGCCTAAAAGATTTTTTTCTCACTAATTTAAGTTTATTACTCATGAAATAATAACCAGTAATTTTTCTCATgtgctatttattttttattaaaaaatacttaTTCTATTTTTTATTACTGCATAATTCAGTTAAGATTTTGCAGGTTCCAAACAACTATGAAACAGATCTCATTTTCCCAATCATACAGAAGGCAGCAAATTTGGCAATGATTTCATACGCTAAAGCAGATGATGCTACAAAGACCAACCTTAAAGTATTCACTTGTTTGCTATTTTATAATTCCTTCACATTTTTGGTATCTATAATCCATCTTTACATCTTTTATTTTCATTCCAGATTGTTGGTGATCATATGCGTGCAGTTGTTTATCTTATTTCAGATGCAGTTCTACCATCAAATATTGGGAGAGGTTATGTTGTCCGGAGGCTTATAAGGAGAGTTGTTAGAATAGGTAGATTGCTGGGTATAAAGGGTGCTGGTGAGGGGAATCCAGATGGAGCCTTTTTGCCAGGACTTGCCAAGACGGTGATAGAACTTAGTAACCAAATTGACCCAGATGTCACAGGAAGGATGCCTCATATTCTTGAAGAGCTTAAGAGGGAAGAGCTGCGCTTTGTGCAGACTCTGGAGAGAGGAGAAAAGCTATTGGATCAGTTTCTTGCTAGTGCTTTATTAAATGCTAGCACAAATGGTGACAGACCTTGTCTGGCTGGAAAAGATGTGTTTCTTTTGTATGACACATATGGATTCCCAGTGGAGATAACGGCTGAAGTTGCTGAAGAACGTGGAGTTAGTCTAGATATGAATGGTTTTCACATTGAAATGGAAAACCAACGGCGACAATCTCAAGCTGCTCATAGTCAAGTGAAACTTTCAGTTGGGAATGAAGTAGAGCTTGCTGAGAGTGTTCCTGATACTGAATTTTTAGGATATGACATGCTTTCTGCTAATGCTATCATAAAGGGCCTTTTACAAAATGGTGAACCTGTAACTGAAGTTGCTGAAGGTAGTGATGTAGAAATCATGTTGGACAGGACACCATTTTATGCTGAATCAGGTGGTCAAATTGGAGATAATGGCTTTCTGCGCTGCAAAGGAGTTGAAGATAGCAAAGATACAGCGATCGTGGAGGTCAAAGATGTCCAGAAATCACTGGGAAATATCTTTGTTCATAAGGGCACAATCAAAGAGGGTAAAATAGAGGTTGGCTTAGAAGTGAATGCTATAGTTGATCCAAGACTAAGGCAGAGGGCTAAAGTAAGAATTCTGCTTTTTATAAACTTTTTTGGCATATCTAGTTTTCTCTGTTTGAAGTTACCATAAATTGGTGTAGTGAATTTTCTTACTGGCAAGATCAGTTCCTGACCCCTCAAATGGTTCTTTGGTCCCTATCAAAATTTTTTTCTTCATCAAACTTCATAAACATTCTAATTCACCGATTGATGGGTTTGGACATCCTAATGGAGCAGCAAAACTACCATGTTTACATCAAATTTTATATTGATGTCTACTTATATTTTCTGTTACTTTAACAATAATAGATTGTAAATCTTATATCTGCATCCAATTTTCCAGGTCCACCATACTGCAACTCATCTATTGCAAGCTGCTCTTAAGGATGTTATTGGTCAGGAAACATCACAAGCAGGTTCATTGGTAGCTTTTGATCGACTTCGATTTGACTTCAACTTCCATAGACCACTCTTTGAACATGAGTTAATAAAAATTGAAGAACTAATAAATCAGTGGATCAGCGATTCAACACTACTTCAAACAAAAGTGATGCCTTTGTTAGATGCCAAGAAAGCAGGTGCAATTGCCATGTTTGGGGAAAAATATGGAGAGCAGGTTTGATTCTTCAGAAGTTTGAAACATGTAGAATTTCAATTTTATCACTGTTTGTACGCGTCAAAGCAATAAATGctataaaaaaattgaaagcattcatttaagttgcttccatAATTATCTTATTAATACATTGCAATATTTTGATAGATAAACTCCTAAATCTATTGCCAATATATAGTAATTGTACAAGTTCTACTAATTGGCAACAAAGTATATATATCAACAATTTTCCCTTTTCAGTCTTTGTGGTGTGTGTGTGTTCAGCCATATCGTTGTCTGTGTCATGGTCTTTGGCCAAGTTATGTTCGGGCAGATGTTTTCTCTATTTCTTATTTATCTTCTTGGGCttaatatattattgattttgttgCTTCAGTTATGATTGCTAGTCTGCTTTTCCTTATATTTCACTGTGGAAAATCTTTGTTGGGTATAAAGCAAGATTTAATTCATTTTCCTATGATTGACTGTCGCCAGTGATTTTTCTTCTATTTAAAATGCTATCCTAGTTGTAATTTCCCTGTATTTATGTCTGTAAAGATCTCTTATCTTGTCATTGGTATTTCACAGGTCAGAGTTGTTGAGGTGCCTAGAGTGTCGATGGAGCTCTGTGGTGGGACACATGTCAGCAATACTTCAGAGATTCGTGGTTTCAAAATAATCTCTGAACAGGGTATTGCATCTGGAATCAGGCGTATTGAAGCTGTTGCGGGTGAAGCTTTCATTGAATATGTCACCGCTAGAGACAACAGCATGAGACATTTATGCTCAGTACTCAAAGTATGCAGTCCTCCCCATTTTTTTTCATGTGCTAACTAGTTTTTGcttaatttttctattttatttggaCTATCTGAAAATTTTCTGTTATAATCATTCTGGAAAAGGATGATTCACAAGATATGTCATATCCTTTATAGGCCTCATTtatcatgaattgaattatctCCATGTCTTGGGAATCCCAAAACTTTCCTGTTGCATCGCATGTCATCTTGAGTTCCACCAGCAACTGACATCATGATTTGTTAAAGAAGATTCTTCCCTGGATTTTCCTTTAGTGGAACCCAGTGCTAATTTTCAGAAGTTAGTATCTGGTGATGATAATTGTCCTCAAGAATCTAGGTCTTCCGTGAGAATTCCAAAAGTTTCACAATGGTAAACCAATTTTGTCGAGAAAAGCTGCAATGGGAAGGATCATGTTATGGatttatttttcatcaagctttcaAACTTTGGTTTTTTACTGGTTTTGGCCCTTTCCAGACCAATATTATAGTGGGATGCCATGCAATATACCAACTCGTATCATTAGGTATCactgaaaaaataattaaaaactaaatatagaGGTACCAAGCTACATGGTCCAGTACCAAAAAGGCTTGTTCTCTAACCATTATCTGTTCTTAATATTGTAACACCGAATAGTTGAAATAAGAAGCAGCAGCATCTACAATGTAGCAACTATCACATTGATCTTTTTAGTTAAGAGCTTATTGGGTATAGGTTTTTCATCATCTACAAGGTGCCTTCCATGTTGGTTTCTACAGTTTCTTATGGCTTTCATaatttagtagaagattttgttcTTTGGTTCATCTATGACATGCTGACATGATGTCACTTTCATAAGGTAAAAGCAGAGGATGTAACTGGTCGAGTGGAGAACATACTGGAGGAGCTAAGAATAGCAAGGAATGAAGTTTCCGCACTACGCACTAGAGTGGCGATACTAAAAGCAACAGCTCTTGTGAACAAAGCATTTATTGTGGGAACCACCAACATTAGGTACTTACTAACATTCATCCTTTTTCCATATATTTGTGCTTGATCTGATAAACTGCACAAAACATTGTCTTACAGAGTGGTGGTTGAATTTATGGATGACACAGATGCTGATTCCCTAAGGAATGCTGCTGAGTATCTTGTTGATTCTTTGCAAGATCCTGCAGCAGTCGTTTTGGGTTCATGCCCAGGGGATGGGAAAGTAAGTTTAGTTGCTGCATTTACTCCCTCAGTTGTCAAAATGGGGATCCAGGCAGGGAAATTCATCGGAGGTATAGCGAAGCTGTGTGGCGGAGGTGGTGGCGGCAAGCCCAATTTTGCTCAAGCAGGCGGAAGGAAGCCCGAGAACCTATCAAATGCACTGGAGAAGGCTCGAGTTGAACTTATTGCAGCTTTGGATGGAAAAACAAGTTGATTGTGGTGTTAAATCCCTTGGttttatatcaatttatattGTAGGAAGACTAGAAACAGTTATCGATGCATATGATAGATGCCTATCGGTGGCTTGCTTCAACAGATGAATTATTTTGGCTTCCAATGTAAATTTGGCATGCAGACTTTGTTGCCCCATATATAGTGCAACAAACTTCATGAACGAATGAATTAGCTCGTTTCAAAATGTTTGTAGACATTAGTTTGATAAGGTTTTTGTAGTTTCTTTGTTTTGGGACTGTTGAAACTGTCACTATAACCGTGGATCTTGTCGGACTGACTGTGGGTGTTAGATTATACCAACAGGATTTAAAACTGCGAGCTAACGCAAACATGTTACTGGTAATTTATCGGAGATGACTGCATAATTGATAATAGAATTACTATTGTTGAAGATGAGTTTCCTTCGAACCTCAGATCCTTGACTACCTGTGGCATAATCTCTGCAACTGTAAAACAAATTACTAATGGATGCAGAGTTACACAAATAATTTTCATGTGAAGACTGCCTGACAATGAGAAAACGTTAAAGTGGCACAGCATATATGACCAAGAAAATAGCATTACACAATGTGTTGAGGCACATATGCTTCAGTTAACATAACCTGAATACTTACTTGACTATAACCAATCAAAATAAGAACGTAAGAAACAGTAGACTTTTGAAaacaagatcaaacaaaagtGTAAAGATAGGAAAGACTTACATCAATGATACAAAAACTACATAAATTACAACTTAGCGTAATTCCCATAGCAGGTTTATCACAATCTGAAGCTCACATTTCCGGTAAACAATTTCTCGACAAGAACTAGAACTCAAAACGTGTTTGATACAGTGAATTGAACATACAAGATTAAACCAAGAAAAGTATAAACAATAAAAGTAAATTTGAGCGACATCCAAAAGAATAAACGAACAACAAAGGTCCACAACAACGAGACATGCGACACTTAACCTTTATAAATAGAATTCATAGACAGACCCAATATTCCAAACACCACACTAAAAATCCTTATATATATTCACAATTATTTCTTTCAGCAAGCTATAAACTTTCTGTAATAATCTGACACCAATAATTTCGATAGAAAGGTAGAACTTAAAATTCGCCCTGCCTATTCTATGTTTTGAACTCATACTACACAAACGGGACAACCGGAATTATAGAAGTTGTGTTCCTGCCATATTCGACTCCACCACTCGACATATAGTCATACTGCTTCCTGCATCCGGGGCAACGGCCATCTGCTTCCAAGATCTTCTTGTGGCAGAAGAGGCAAAGTCGGAATCCGCAGGAACAGGGAAGGAAGCTCGAGTCTGTCAGATCCAGGTCCTCGTAGCAGATAGGACAGCGGGACGGCAAGGAAAGGATGCTACTTTGCCGGGAAACCAAATGGTCTCGTTCTGCATTCCATGGGAAGATGCACTTTTTAGAGATACTAGGCAGGCTCT
This DNA window, taken from Musa acuminata AAA Group cultivar baxijiao chromosome BXJ3-7, Cavendish_Baxijiao_AAA, whole genome shotgun sequence, encodes the following:
- the LOC135643452 gene encoding alanine--tRNA ligase, chloroplastic/mitochondrial-like isoform X2, yielding MGGLQLVESPIALRLVSAASRPRRRLSLATFGHGLRPFRGCNGMICVSNARQTHVEVSSTYLYKLTSPKKVKFSTRSTSASVQPMTQDITEDMHKDYPISGDEIRTRFLNFYASRGHKILPSASLVPDDPTVLLTIAGMLQFKPIFLGKEPRSVPCATTSQRCIRTNDVENVGKTTRHHTFFEMLGNFSFGDYFKKEAIVWAWELTTKEYKLPPERLWISVFKDDDEAFSIWHDEVGVPKEHIKRLGEDDNFWTSGITGPCGPCSEIYYDFHPDRGSESADLGDDSRFIEFYNLVFMQYNKKDDGSLEPLKQKNIDTGMGLERMARILQQVPNNYETDLIFPIIQKAANLAMISYAKADDATKTNLKIVGDHMRAVVYLISDAVLPSNIGRGYVVRRLIRRVVRIGRLLGIKGAGEGNPDGAFLPGLAKTVIELSNQIDPDVTGRMPHILEELKREELRFVQTLERGEKLLDQFLASALLNASTNGDRPCLAGKDVFLLYDTYGFPVEITAEVAEERGVSLDMNGFHIEMENQRRQSQAAHSQVKLSVGNEVELAESVPDTEFLGYDMLSANAIIKGLLQNGEPVTEVAEGSDVEIMLDRTPFYAESGGQIGDNGFLRCKGVEDSKDTAIVEVKDVQKSLGNIFVHKGTIKEGKIEVGLEVNAIVDPRLRQRAKVHHTATHLLQAALKDVIGQETSQAGSLVAFDRLRFDFNFHRPLFEHELIKIEELINQWISDSTLLQTKVMPLLDAKKAGAIAMFGEKYGEQVRVVEVPRVSMELCGGTHVSNTSEIRGFKIISEQGIASGIRRIEAVAGEAFIEYVTARDNSMRHLCSVLKVKAEDVTGRVENILEELRIARNEVSALRTRVAILKATALVNKAFIVGTTNIRC
- the LOC135643452 gene encoding alanine--tRNA ligase, chloroplastic/mitochondrial-like isoform X1 — protein: MGGLQLVESPIALRLVSAASRPRRRLSLATFGHGLRPFRGCNGMICVSNARQTHVEVSSTYLYKLTSPKKVKFSTRSTSASVQPMTQDITEDMHKDYPISGDEIRTRFLNFYASRGHKILPSASLVPDDPTVLLTIAGMLQFKPIFLGKEPRSVPCATTSQRCIRTNDVENVGKTTRHHTFFEMLGNFSFGDYFKKEAIVWAWELTTKEYKLPPERLWISVFKDDDEAFSIWHDEVGVPKEHIKRLGEDDNFWTSGITGPCGPCSEIYYDFHPDRGSESADLGDDSRFIEFYNLVFMQYNKKDDGSLEPLKQKNIDTGMGLERMARILQQVPNNYETDLIFPIIQKAANLAMISYAKADDATKTNLKIVGDHMRAVVYLISDAVLPSNIGRGYVVRRLIRRVVRIGRLLGIKGAGEGNPDGAFLPGLAKTVIELSNQIDPDVTGRMPHILEELKREELRFVQTLERGEKLLDQFLASALLNASTNGDRPCLAGKDVFLLYDTYGFPVEITAEVAEERGVSLDMNGFHIEMENQRRQSQAAHSQVKLSVGNEVELAESVPDTEFLGYDMLSANAIIKGLLQNGEPVTEVAEGSDVEIMLDRTPFYAESGGQIGDNGFLRCKGVEDSKDTAIVEVKDVQKSLGNIFVHKGTIKEGKIEVGLEVNAIVDPRLRQRAKVHHTATHLLQAALKDVIGQETSQAGSLVAFDRLRFDFNFHRPLFEHELIKIEELINQWISDSTLLQTKVMPLLDAKKAGAIAMFGEKYGEQVRVVEVPRVSMELCGGTHVSNTSEIRGFKIISEQGIASGIRRIEAVAGEAFIEYVTARDNSMRHLCSVLKVKAEDVTGRVENILEELRIARNEVSALRTRVAILKATALVNKAFIVGTTNIRVVVEFMDDTDADSLRNAAEYLVDSLQDPAAVVLGSCPGDGKVSLVAAFTPSVVKMGIQAGKFIGGIAKLCGGGGGGKPNFAQAGGRKPENLSNALEKARVELIAALDGKTS